A single region of the Raphanus sativus cultivar WK10039 chromosome 1, ASM80110v3, whole genome shotgun sequence genome encodes:
- the LOC108857494 gene encoding PRA1 family protein G1, giving the protein MLPPVESLPITAEERHLSLGDVISLSMQNLIAFVSSQRPWLEFLALGSVDRPTSFSSAVSRSKVNLRHFVVNYSLVTAASVILFLVSDPTALITVASFAIMWLLLCFCRDHPLVLYGRQVSDRVIFFGLIVGSLWGLWLTHCFLSLFLGVVTGVLLCLVHAVIRNPGDLFVQEEVVAPSNFLHWS; this is encoded by the coding sequence ATGCTACCACCGGTGGAGAGTCTTCCAATCACGGCGGAAGAGAGACATCTTTCTTTAGGTGACGTTATCTCTCTTTCGATGCAAAATCTAATAGCGTTTGTTTCTAGTCAACGTCCATGGTTGGAGTTTCTAGCATTAGGTTCTGTGGACCGTCCTACCTCTTTCTCTTCCGCGGTCTCGCGCTCAAAAGTCAACCTTCGCCATTTCGTGGTTAACTACTCTCTCGTGACCGCCGCTTCGGTCATACTCTTCTTGGTTAGTGATCCGACGGCTCTTATCACCGTTGCCTCTTTTGCTATCATGTGGTTGCTCTTGTGCTTTTGTAGGGACCATCCTTTGGTCTTGTATGGTCGACAAGTTAGTGACCGGGTGATCTTCTTTGGATTGATCGTCGGCTCGCTTTGGGGGTTGTGGCTCACGCATTGCTTCTTGAGTCTGTTTCTTGGGGTCGTGACAGGTGTCTTGCTTTGTTTGGTACATGCCGTTATACGTAATCCAGGCGACCTCTTTGTACAAGAAGAAGTTGTTGCTCCTTCGAATTTTCTACATTGGAGCTGA